The following coding sequences are from one Enterococcus sp. 4G2_DIV0659 window:
- a CDS encoding DUF4194 domain-containing protein has translation MFDLNFTEEYDNLSAEAVLKFQKAVTRLFNCTYINRIKNDGLNWDDDYLFIEENFKLFQDYFKFGGYEVIFNRDISVISVQSQFSSARKKLDKETTLYVLALRLFFDEKVKEFNGSSTIVVRVAEFIDKLLEYGIRDKKPNLQILSRILRYLSTIGILGKKGGKWEDTDTLFMIYPAIKLLLPSERLDEKLKLIKGGQ, from the coding sequence ATGTTTGACTTAAATTTTACTGAAGAATATGATAATTTATCTGCTGAAGCTGTTCTAAAGTTTCAAAAGGCTGTTACCAGATTATTTAATTGTACGTATATTAATCGCATAAAAAATGATGGGTTAAATTGGGATGATGATTATTTATTTATAGAAGAGAATTTCAAGCTTTTTCAGGACTATTTCAAGTTTGGAGGATACGAAGTTATTTTTAACAGAGATATTAGTGTTATTTCAGTACAAAGTCAGTTTTCATCTGCTAGAAAGAAACTAGATAAAGAGACAACACTTTATGTTTTGGCGTTGAGGTTATTTTTTGATGAAAAAGTGAAAGAATTTAATGGTTCTTCAACAATTGTTGTTAGAGTAGCTGAATTTATTGACAAGTTACTAGAATACGGAATTAGGGATAAGAAACCGAATCTACAGATTTTGAGTAGAATCTTACGCTATTTATCGACAATTGGGATTTTGGGAAAAAAAGGTGGAAAATGGGAAGATACTGATACACTGTTCATGATTTATCCTGCAATTAAATTACTACTACCAAGTGAGAGACTGGATGAAAAGCTTAAACTAATTAAGGGAGGTCAATAG
- a CDS encoding SbcC/MukB-like Walker B domain-containing protein, protein MIKLKRLLLIHWQAYDFQLVEFEDITLITGQTGVGKSTIIDALNIVLLGEKQKHIFNKAANENSNRTLESYLYGKLGDDGGDGFFYLREENFTSYLVAEFENEETSEYFCCGFVADCNSDHSPPNLQWLTMKSRLPADYFLNQEEGIPYSISELSYQNNLKTESEKITLIVTDKDYRKKIAGLFGQIRDDYRRLLKQSVSFTPVKDIEMFLTDFVSETESPVNVEEMQKSIRRYNDLEQESDRINKKVAKLEIIKNEIQVLERRKIIELRQDYFIEKAKLELFQEQERNYHIEVENHKKEITENTHNISDASKRIAILTTKKEDLRDKRDSLVVLKDKVYLNSQIKSVKEQFQTIQDQTKRGQDTIHLMKRFINELNKLPIEISSIMGLIQTVEKYEKEQTLISKFTEVNDLMGQIVKKLDKYKDSISEQEIFVKSTLSSLSIEKEKLKQGIKMVPEQFRVFKEELQIYLRNYDKNAKVEYLSDVIDFKKGEENWQKAVEAYLGWQRYYLVIDPKFYNKALQYYQSVQKKREVHGIGLINLVKLQKKHFSAEQNSLAHKLMVRDHLVKAYINFLLGRVIACDDIMSLTKYQTSITTEGFLYKGFVTRKLQFKNLTMSVGSAAIEKQLLDAQEKFNERQEELCVLQKKIAILGELTDYQKKDMYSCEIVAEYADNQKFNQKANELDHLKNQLSNLDDSELVEIDGKIKYLDKEINDLSVVIKTMTEKSNERQTKIEQVNQELIPQCFEQIIKQEDIFQTKFEMCQQLSGFEEAYRVAINKLDNLVYQSFIINYENNQKQTQASISELEETIRELMNDYNQTFTENLPINIRQSNMYLEEYEKFMKSDLPKFELDIKDAKEKAIYEFRYEFLGKLKSNIENLYRQVDEINDALKNRKFGEDTYRFKITAASGYKEYHDMIMDEMLMDQGEWNLLSAAFESKYAQQIELLFTILSGNDLDEGKSKENRIQTFSDYKTYLAFDMLVKKGDSTQRLSKTYTQKSGGETQIPLYISLLAAFSQVYRVNNTLRNNTMRLIMMDEAFNKIDGEKIKQCIQMIRSFGLQAIFSTPPEKIAEIMEEADKALVVFRQQNQATLREFSSLDELIGEPYEV, encoded by the coding sequence ATGATTAAATTAAAAAGACTACTCTTGATTCATTGGCAAGCATATGATTTTCAGCTTGTTGAATTTGAAGATATTACCTTAATTACTGGACAAACTGGAGTAGGGAAATCGACTATTATTGATGCGTTAAATATTGTTTTACTGGGAGAAAAGCAGAAACATATTTTCAATAAAGCAGCTAATGAAAATTCTAATCGAACGTTGGAAAGCTATTTGTATGGAAAGCTAGGGGATGATGGTGGTGATGGTTTTTTCTATTTGCGTGAGGAAAATTTTACCAGTTACTTAGTAGCAGAATTTGAAAATGAAGAAACTTCGGAATATTTTTGCTGTGGTTTTGTGGCAGATTGTAATTCAGATCATAGTCCTCCTAATCTCCAATGGTTGACAATGAAATCTAGATTGCCAGCTGATTATTTTCTCAATCAAGAAGAAGGGATTCCCTATTCGATCAGCGAATTAAGCTATCAAAACAATTTAAAGACTGAAAGTGAAAAGATTACACTAATTGTAACTGATAAAGATTACCGGAAAAAAATTGCTGGGTTATTTGGGCAAATTCGAGATGATTACAGAAGGTTATTAAAGCAATCAGTTAGCTTTACACCTGTGAAAGATATAGAAATGTTTTTAACCGATTTTGTAAGTGAAACGGAAAGTCCAGTGAATGTTGAAGAAATGCAAAAAAGTATTCGTCGTTATAATGATCTGGAACAAGAAAGTGATCGAATCAATAAAAAGGTTGCTAAATTAGAAATTATTAAAAATGAGATACAAGTTTTAGAAAGACGAAAAATCATTGAGTTACGTCAAGATTATTTTATTGAAAAAGCTAAGCTTGAGTTATTTCAAGAGCAAGAAAGAAACTATCATATTGAGGTTGAAAACCATAAAAAAGAGATTACAGAAAATACACATAACATATCAGACGCTTCAAAAAGAATAGCTATATTAACTACAAAAAAAGAGGACTTGAGGGATAAACGGGATTCGCTCGTTGTTTTAAAAGATAAAGTTTACTTAAATAGTCAGATAAAGAGTGTGAAAGAACAGTTTCAAACTATTCAAGATCAAACAAAGAGAGGACAAGACACTATTCATTTAATGAAGCGCTTCATTAATGAGCTCAATAAGCTACCTATTGAGATTTCATCTATCATGGGTTTAATTCAAACAGTTGAAAAATATGAAAAAGAACAAACACTTATTAGTAAGTTTACTGAAGTGAACGATTTAATGGGTCAGATAGTAAAGAAATTGGATAAGTATAAAGATTCTATAAGTGAACAAGAAATTTTTGTCAAATCTACTCTTTCCTCTCTTTCAATTGAAAAAGAAAAGCTGAAACAAGGAATTAAAATGGTCCCTGAACAATTTCGTGTGTTTAAGGAAGAATTGCAAATATATTTAAGAAACTATGATAAGAATGCTAAAGTTGAGTATTTATCCGATGTAATTGATTTTAAAAAAGGTGAAGAGAATTGGCAGAAAGCAGTTGAAGCTTATCTTGGTTGGCAAAGATATTATCTTGTGATTGATCCTAAATTTTATAACAAGGCGTTGCAATACTATCAGTCTGTTCAAAAGAAAAGAGAAGTACACGGTATTGGTCTAATTAATCTAGTAAAACTACAAAAAAAGCATTTTAGTGCAGAACAAAATTCTTTAGCACATAAATTAATGGTAAGAGATCATCTGGTTAAAGCATATATTAATTTTTTGTTGGGCCGTGTGATAGCTTGTGATGATATTATGAGTTTAACGAAATACCAAACTTCGATTACTACGGAAGGTTTTTTATATAAAGGCTTTGTTACTCGTAAGTTACAATTTAAAAATTTAACGATGTCAGTCGGTAGTGCCGCTATTGAAAAGCAATTGTTGGATGCTCAAGAAAAATTCAATGAACGTCAAGAAGAATTATGTGTTCTACAAAAGAAAATCGCTATTCTAGGGGAATTGACGGATTATCAAAAAAAAGATATGTATTCATGTGAAATTGTGGCTGAATACGCTGATAATCAGAAATTTAACCAGAAAGCGAATGAATTAGATCATTTGAAAAATCAGTTAAGCAATTTGGATGATTCAGAGCTTGTAGAAATAGATGGTAAAATTAAATATTTAGACAAAGAAATAAATGATTTGAGCGTTGTAATTAAAACAATGACGGAAAAATCAAATGAGCGTCAAACAAAGATAGAGCAAGTAAACCAAGAATTAATTCCTCAATGTTTTGAACAAATAATAAAACAAGAAGACATCTTTCAAACTAAATTTGAAATGTGTCAGCAACTATCAGGATTTGAAGAAGCTTATAGAGTAGCAATTAACAAATTAGATAATCTTGTCTATCAAAGTTTTATCATAAATTACGAAAATAATCAGAAACAAACACAAGCTAGTATTAGTGAATTAGAAGAAACAATAAGAGAGTTGATGAATGACTATAATCAAACCTTTACTGAAAATCTGCCAATTAATATTAGACAGTCTAATATGTATCTAGAAGAATATGAAAAATTTATGAAGAGTGATCTTCCAAAATTTGAATTGGATATTAAAGATGCAAAAGAAAAAGCAATTTATGAATTTAGGTATGAGTTTTTAGGTAAATTGAAAAGTAACATTGAAAATTTATATCGACAGGTAGATGAAATTAATGACGCTTTAAAAAATCGTAAATTTGGAGAGGATACCTATCGATTTAAAATTACAGCGGCTAGTGGGTACAAGGAATACCATGATATGATTATGGATGAGATGCTAATGGATCAGGGAGAATGGAATTTATTGAGTGCGGCTTTTGAAAGCAAGTACGCTCAACAAATTGAACTGTTATTCACTATTTTGTCTGGAAATGACTTGGATGAAGGAAAAAGCAAAGAAAATAGAATTCAGACCTTTTCTGATTATAAAACATATTTAGCTTTTGATATGCTAGTTAAAAAAGGAGACAGCACGCAACGATTATCTAAAACGTATACGCAAAAATCTGGTGGCGAGACGCAAATTCCTTTATACATTTCATTACTAGCAGCATTTTCACAGGTTTATAGAGTTAACAATACTCTAAGAAACAATACCATGCGACTGATTATGATGGATGAAGCTTTCAACAAAATTGATGGAGAAAAAATCAAACAATGTATCCAAATGATTCGAAGCTTTGGACTCCAAGCAATTTTTTCAACACCACCAGAAAAAATTGCTGAAATTATGGAAGAAGCAGATAAAGCTCTTGTTGTATTTAGACAGCAAAATCAAGCAACGTTAAGAGAATTTTCATCATTAGACGAATTGATTGGTGAGCCTTATGAAGTATGA
- a CDS encoding type II toxin-antitoxin system RelB/DinJ family antitoxin, with the protein MPTVKKKPIHISVDEDLKEQAEQLFYELGLNMTSAINVFLKQAVTEQAIPFEIRKANKDTIEALNDVKRKKLHGGFTSVEDLMEDLNA; encoded by the coding sequence ATGCCGACAGTTAAAAAAAAACCAATTCATATTTCAGTTGATGAAGATTTGAAAGAACAAGCAGAACAACTTTTTTATGAATTAGGCTTGAATATGACAAGTGCTATCAATGTATTTTTAAAACAAGCAGTGACAGAACAAGCCATTCCTTTTGAAATTAGAAAAGCGAACAAAGATACCATAGAAGCCTTAAACGATGTGAAAAGAAAGAAGTTACACGGAGGATTTACTTCTGTTGAGGACTTAATGGAGGATTTGAATGCTTGA
- a CDS encoding Wadjet anti-phage system protein JetD domain-containing protein, which yields MKYDTYLLNRLLDKYEASKGFLKEDYQRRVLYKAEKDQELSRNIADPIEKEALFKIINRLKEERLIDFKWEKFEENNLISEIWLIIEADSLAKAYALCQRVSKDKVATQNIELIQEKRLSIKTPWMLELFATILEESEAMGKNWKFMLSPNQTKDVCKVLEMLDSYQGSNIDKRILSVNLFSNSKYFELNIQNKLLQLTTRYLFDWNSALTEREKLQQMGIGFAPELLYFTGPIELVLKNDEKINCEFIPKGSYLGADMLSDIKIINCLYTKIITIENLANYYWYVQNEREHGTLVIYTGGFLTRHQSVFFKMLKTENLSELFHWGDIDLGGFRIFLQIQAIWSEIQPLKMDVATFEKYARARKKISNEYVQKVRVALEKNEFTPFREVLVKIVETKHILEQEAELYF from the coding sequence ATGAAGTATGATACGTATCTTCTTAATAGACTTTTAGATAAATATGAAGCGTCTAAAGGATTTTTAAAGGAAGACTACCAAAGGCGTGTACTGTATAAAGCGGAAAAAGACCAAGAATTGAGTAGGAACATTGCCGATCCAATTGAAAAAGAGGCGTTATTTAAAATTATAAATAGACTAAAAGAAGAAAGATTAATCGATTTCAAATGGGAGAAGTTTGAAGAAAATAATTTAATTAGTGAAATCTGGCTAATTATAGAAGCTGATTCTTTAGCAAAAGCCTACGCGCTTTGTCAGCGCGTTTCTAAAGATAAGGTTGCTACTCAAAATATTGAATTAATTCAAGAGAAACGCTTATCTATCAAGACACCGTGGATGCTGGAGCTTTTTGCAACAATTTTGGAAGAATCTGAAGCGATGGGGAAAAACTGGAAATTTATGTTATCACCAAATCAGACAAAGGATGTTTGTAAGGTTTTAGAGATGTTGGATAGTTACCAAGGAAGTAATATAGATAAGCGCATTTTAAGTGTGAATTTATTTTCGAATAGTAAATATTTTGAGTTAAATATTCAGAATAAATTATTGCAATTGACAACACGCTACTTATTTGATTGGAATAGTGCTTTGACTGAACGAGAAAAGCTTCAACAAATGGGCATTGGTTTTGCTCCAGAGCTCTTGTATTTTACTGGTCCAATTGAATTAGTTTTGAAAAATGATGAGAAAATAAATTGTGAATTCATTCCAAAAGGGAGTTATTTAGGTGCTGATATGTTATCAGATATTAAAATAATCAATTGCTTGTACACCAAGATTATTACCATTGAAAATTTAGCCAATTACTATTGGTATGTACAAAACGAAAGAGAGCATGGGACTTTAGTCATTTATACAGGAGGATTTTTAACCAGACATCAATCTGTATTTTTTAAAATGCTTAAAACAGAAAACCTGTCTGAACTATTTCACTGGGGTGATATTGATTTGGGTGGTTTCCGAATATTTCTTCAGATTCAAGCGATTTGGTCCGAAATACAACCATTAAAAATGGATGTAGCGACTTTTGAAAAATATGCAAGAGCTAGAAAAAAGATTAGTAATGAATATGTCCAAAAAGTTAGAGTAGCACTTGAAAAGAACGAATTTACCCCTTTTAGGGAGGTCTTGGTAAAAATTGTGGAGACAAAGCATATTCTAGAGCAAGAGGCAGAATTATATTTTTAA
- a CDS encoding exonuclease domain-containing protein codes for MKDTFIALDVETANDNRHSICSIGLVKFENGLITNEFYSLINPEEEFDSFNTNIHGIDYDLVKESPSYEILRPNLIEFIGDSPIVCHFAQFDTGAIRDANAKYDLENFEFNYLCTYQLSRALLTRLSYKLKNLAKEFNISFQHHDALEDARACGLLLLELAKLNSSMTIEELLEHANYKHLGKVTHSDFSGFRKKANSSSKNLTLSLTEADSSTFNQDHEFYQKNIVFTGTLISMNRRDAMQLVKNIGGTPQNGVNQQTNFLVMGEQDLSKVDSSGKSSKIKKAEGMLAKGLDVQLLGENDFLKLMNE; via the coding sequence GTGAAAGATACTTTTATTGCTTTAGATGTAGAAACAGCCAATGACAACAGACACAGTATATGCTCAATTGGACTTGTTAAATTCGAAAATGGTCTAATAACTAATGAGTTTTATAGTCTGATTAATCCTGAAGAAGAATTTGATTCTTTTAATACTAATATTCATGGCATCGATTATGATCTGGTAAAAGAATCACCTTCATATGAAATATTACGACCTAACCTAATTGAATTTATTGGGGATTCACCAATTGTTTGTCACTTTGCTCAATTTGATACTGGTGCTATTCGAGACGCAAATGCTAAATATGATTTAGAAAATTTTGAATTTAATTATCTTTGCACTTATCAACTTTCTCGTGCTCTATTAACAAGGCTATCTTATAAACTAAAAAATTTAGCAAAAGAATTTAATATTTCTTTTCAGCATCATGATGCATTAGAAGACGCACGAGCTTGTGGACTACTATTGCTTGAACTTGCTAAACTTAACTCCAGTATGACAATAGAAGAGCTTTTAGAGCATGCTAATTATAAGCACTTAGGTAAAGTTACCCATTCTGATTTTAGCGGATTTAGAAAAAAAGCTAATTCATCTTCTAAAAATTTGACTCTTTCTCTTACGGAAGCTGATTCTAGTACTTTTAATCAAGATCATGAATTTTATCAAAAAAATATTGTTTTCACTGGAACTCTTATTTCAATGAATAGACGTGACGCTATGCAGCTTGTAAAAAACATTGGCGGTACACCACAGAATGGCGTGAATCAACAAACTAATTTTTTAGTTATGGGTGAACAAGACTTATCGAAAGTTGATAGTTCCGGCAAAAGCTCTAAGATAAAGAAGGCTGAGGGTATGTTAGCTAAAGGGTTAGATGTTCAATTATTAGGAGAAAATGATTTTCTGAAACTAATGAATGAATAA
- a CDS encoding Wadjet anti-phage system protein JetA family protein yields the protein MTNIFNKIPNDFFKILTSKNKELFLESLFHIDDLLQGNIYFSRDKVVDSLQNHFSSLGITFKELEYDDEYEEEIKSVRTLVQSVLRQLEKKGWLRVNLEEGFTQQVSFPSYVNSFIQVLREIDSDQSASYSSYVFSTYSALKTGLEDPSNLLEGLESAWTSTKGLHRAIQNTYFDLSEMYAKIVDDLTTSEMLSQHFDIYKQEIIDQVLFPLKTRDSLPRFKNTILNLLTKYNSDEVIELLITQNLKNQNQLISGFELEAERQVLMYLNGLADFYRDVSFLIDKIDNKKNEYTEKSIGKIQYRLRSDFQLKDKIDQLIHQIKEDNENQTYDLANITEFQIVDQESLYEPRKKKEDISKKARKKIELSRTDEDTFGQEQYQLFKKLANPKYSSKNIDQFILELLKGKEEISTLEYKITTYEVFILTIMGAIRGYEENESGYIVIIENKYVRNGYYKIPK from the coding sequence ATGACGAATATATTTAATAAAATTCCAAATGATTTTTTTAAAATTTTAACCTCTAAAAATAAGGAACTCTTTTTAGAATCTCTTTTTCATATTGATGATCTATTGCAAGGAAATATTTATTTTTCTCGTGATAAGGTTGTTGATAGCCTGCAAAATCATTTTTCTTCATTAGGTATTACATTTAAGGAACTAGAGTATGATGATGAATATGAAGAAGAAATAAAGTCAGTGAGGACACTTGTTCAAAGTGTTTTAAGACAGCTTGAGAAAAAAGGGTGGCTGAGAGTTAATTTAGAAGAAGGCTTTACACAACAAGTTTCTTTTCCTAGTTACGTAAACAGTTTTATCCAAGTGTTAAGAGAAATTGATTCAGATCAATCTGCGTCTTATTCGAGTTATGTATTCTCTACTTATTCCGCTTTGAAAACTGGTTTGGAAGATCCGAGTAACCTACTTGAAGGTCTAGAATCTGCCTGGACTTCCACAAAAGGTTTACACCGTGCGATTCAAAATACCTATTTTGATTTATCAGAGATGTATGCCAAAATTGTTGATGATTTGACTACAAGTGAAATGTTATCTCAACATTTTGATATTTATAAACAAGAAATTATTGATCAAGTGCTATTTCCCCTAAAAACAAGAGATTCCCTGCCACGGTTTAAAAATACAATTCTTAATCTACTTACTAAATATAACAGTGATGAAGTAATTGAACTATTGATTACTCAAAATTTGAAAAATCAAAATCAATTGATTTCTGGATTTGAATTGGAAGCTGAGAGACAGGTTCTCATGTATTTGAATGGACTTGCTGATTTCTATAGAGATGTTAGTTTCCTGATTGATAAGATTGACAATAAGAAAAACGAATATACTGAAAAATCAATTGGAAAAATTCAATATCGATTGCGTTCGGATTTTCAATTAAAGGATAAAATTGATCAGTTGATTCATCAAATTAAAGAAGACAATGAAAATCAAACTTATGATTTAGCAAATATTACGGAATTTCAAATTGTTGATCAAGAATCTTTATATGAGCCTAGGAAGAAGAAAGAAGACATTAGTAAAAAAGCTCGAAAGAAAATAGAGTTGTCAAGGACAGATGAAGATACTTTTGGACAGGAGCAATACCAGCTCTTTAAAAAGTTAGCCAACCCTAAGTACTCCTCGAAAAATATTGATCAGTTTATTTTAGAATTGTTAAAAGGGAAGGAAGAAATTTCAACACTAGAGTATAAGATTACTACTTATGAAGTGTTTATCTTGACTATTATGGGGGCAATTCGTGGCTACGAAGAAAATGAAAGTGGCTACATTGTGATTATTGAAAATAAATATGTTCGTAATGGCTATTATAAAATACCAAAATGA
- a CDS encoding TerB N-terminal domain-containing protein — protein sequence MKKLVGIILNLFGGFWLFFGIVGGIISSNDFTSGTIVVLLGLGIFSLGNKIKQSKTTLWEDITNKVHLDYDKIDQIKQSIFSWLGQMSPLVLDVKKKLLTLFKSFQHHSEDKNKKRKVKPQKIISKKKISPSETIKNQKRNVKNQVVAEIVKSLKEEKIRLEEKGVQNKIDDKIFVKEEQYNTKRYSSKKELFYNESDIILAEYRHLTTPEELLQAIADPNRNSYSYSTLGAKEFIRDSLKYKNSSGSYCEPVELTSYYTTFSDLNNEQKAWYFYWRTNALNLNFLDVDLSYIYLFTYELLNYSFNENTAFNVSMLVHLYEAYKEKYRVDRLKEVIFEMLLELNQTDLTKKWINERYNPALYSNLKEEKEISTISRPFGKHT from the coding sequence ATGAAAAAATTAGTAGGAATAATACTTAATTTATTTGGTGGTTTTTGGCTTTTTTTTGGTATAGTAGGTGGAATTATTTCAAGCAATGATTTCACTTCCGGTACCATAGTGGTTTTGCTAGGTTTAGGCATTTTTTCTTTAGGAAATAAGATTAAACAATCTAAAACCACTTTGTGGGAAGATATAACCAATAAAGTTCATTTAGATTATGACAAAATTGACCAGATTAAGCAGTCAATTTTTAGCTGGTTGGGCCAAATGAGTCCGCTAGTTTTGGATGTCAAGAAAAAGCTACTCACTCTCTTTAAATCTTTTCAGCATCATTCGGAAGATAAAAATAAAAAAAGGAAAGTAAAGCCCCAAAAAATCATTAGTAAGAAAAAAATAAGTCCATCTGAAACTATAAAAAATCAGAAGAGAAATGTTAAGAATCAAGTAGTGGCTGAAATAGTAAAATCGTTAAAAGAAGAAAAAATAAGACTAGAAGAGAAAGGTGTACAAAATAAAATAGATGACAAAATTTTTGTGAAAGAAGAACAATACAATACAAAACGTTATTCTAGTAAAAAAGAATTATTCTACAATGAATCAGACATCATTTTAGCTGAATATCGCCATCTAACAACACCTGAAGAATTGTTACAAGCGATAGCTGATCCAAATCGGAATAGTTATTCATATAGCACACTCGGTGCAAAAGAATTCATTAGGGATTCATTGAAATATAAAAATAGTTCAGGTAGTTATTGTGAACCAGTTGAATTAACGAGTTATTACACTACTTTTTCTGATTTGAACAATGAACAAAAAGCTTGGTATTTTTATTGGAGAACGAACGCTTTGAATTTAAACTTTTTAGATGTGGACTTGTCATATATATACTTATTTACTTATGAATTGCTAAATTATTCTTTTAATGAAAATACAGCTTTTAATGTCAGTATGTTAGTACACCTATATGAAGCATATAAAGAAAAATATAGGGTTGATCGTTTAAAAGAAGTCATCTTCGAAATGTTGCTTGAACTAAATCAAACTGATCTAACTAAAAAATGGATAAATGAACGCTATAATCCTGCTCTATACTCAAATTTAAAAGAAGAAAAAGAGATTTCTACTATCTCTAGACCGTTTGGAAAACATACTTAA